The DNA window CCTGCCCGGGCGAGAGGTGCATGGGCTGCATGAACCATGCGGGCAGAAACGCGCCGATGGGGAGCGCCGCGAGCCTGGGCGGGCCGTAGCGGTCCCGGATATTTGCCAGGTGGCGCCCCCAGCCGGTGTCCGCGGCGAAATAGATGGGCCCCGCGGGAGCCGCTATCACGAAGCCGCCCCAGAGCGCGCGGTTGCGGTCGCAGAGCGAGCGGCTCGAGAAGTGGCGCGCAGGCACGTAGGCCAGCTTCACCCCCGGCGAGATCTCGGCCTCGTCCCACCAGTCCATCTCACTCGCGCCCCCGATCCCGGCGGCCTTCAGCGTGGCGGCGTTCCCCAGCCCAGTGAAGAAGCGCGGGGAGTGCTCGCGGGCCAGGCGCGCAAGCGTGGGCATGTCCATGTGATCGTAGTGGTTGTGGCTCACGAGAACGATGTCGATGCGCGGAAGCTCCTCGAATCTGATCCCCGGCGTCCGGCGCCTCCTGATGCCGATCCATGAGGCAGGGCCGATCCTTTCCGACCACACGGGGTCCGTGAGTATGTTGAGCCCCTCCGTCTGGATGAGCAGCGTGGAGTGGCCCACGAACGTGACACGCAACCTGCCGCCTTCCACACTCTTCGGCGGGGGAGGGCCCGGCTCCGCGTCGAGCCGCTCGAGCCACGGGCCGGGCTTTCTGGTCCAGCTCCACCTGAGGAAGCGGGCGAAGCCGAGGCCCGGCGTCGCCGGCAGGTTGTGAAAACTCCTGCCGTCGAAGTGGTCTGTGACAGGGCCCCTGTATCGGGGCGTCCCTGTGACGAAGCACCCGTAGGACATGAGGATGAGGAGCGCGGCAAGGATCGCCGCCAGCATCATTGTAAGGGGCCTGATCCTGAAAAGGCGCGATCGCTGCATCACCGCGATTAGTGGACGGCGAGATGTGAAAAGTCAATTATTTCGCCGCGTCCTCTTCCTTTGACAATCGCCCATGTTCAGGGTAATCGAAACTTCTCGGCAAAGGGGGAGAAGGATGCACTCGGCGGTTCCCGTCACCGATTCGATCACCTGGATAGGCGCCAACGACCGCGAGACCGACCTCTTCGAGGGGCTCTGGCCGCTGCCCCGCGGTGTCTCATACAACTCGTACCTCGTGAAGGCCGCGAAGACCGCCGTCATCGACACGGTCAAGCGCAACTCCTTCGACCGCTATCTTGACAACATCCGCCGCTGCGTCGGCTGCGACGGCATCGTCGACTATCTCGTCGTGAACCACATGGAGCCCGACCACTCCGGCTCGATCCGGCTCCTGCTCAATATCTTCCCCGAGATGAAGATCGTGGGCAACGCGAAGACCGCCGCATTTCTGGAGCAGTTCTACGGCATCAGGGATAACGTCGTCACGGTGGCCGAAGGCGGGGAGCTCGACCTCGGGGGCAGGGTCCTCGGATTCCACATGACGCCGATGGTCCACTGGCCGGAGACGATGATGACCTATGACGCGGCCGAGGGGGTCCTCTTCTCCGGCGACGCATTCGGCGGCTTCGGGGCGCTGGAGGGCGGCATCTTCGACGACGAGGTGGACATCGACTACTTCGAGGGCG is part of the Pseudomonadota bacterium genome and encodes:
- a CDS encoding MBL fold metallo-hydrolase, which encodes MLAAILAALLILMSYGCFVTGTPRYRGPVTDHFDGRSFHNLPATPGLGFARFLRWSWTRKPGPWLERLDAEPGPPPPKSVEGGRLRVTFVGHSTLLIQTEGLNILTDPVWSERIGPASWIGIRRRRTPGIRFEELPRIDIVLVSHNHYDHMDMPTLARLAREHSPRFFTGLGNAATLKAAGIGGASEMDWWDEAEISPGVKLAYVPARHFSSRSLCDRNRALWGGFVIAAPAGPIYFAADTGWGRHLANIRDRYGPPRLAALPIGAFLPAWFMQPMHLSPGQAIEAHRLLGSRVSIPIHYGTFRLGDDGQFEAIERLANALVSTPDLIRDFWMPDHGEGRDVPALR